A genomic region of Dickeya solani IPO 2222 contains the following coding sequences:
- the uvrC gene encoding excinuclease ABC subunit UvrC has translation MTERFDAQAFLKTVTSQPGVYRMYDASDTVIYVGKAKDLKKRLSSYFRAHVASRKTEALVKSIRQIDVTITHTETEALLLEHNYIKRYQPRYNVLLRDDKSYPLIFLSGDTHPRLSVHRGAKHAKGEYFGPFPNGNAVRETLMLLQKLFPIRQCENSVYRNRSRPCLQYQIGRCLGPCVSGLVSEEEYQRQVEYVRLFLSGKDQQVLTRLIERMETASRELRFEEAARIRDQIQAVRRVTEKQFVSGDGDDLDVIGVAFEAGMACVHVLFIRQGKVLGSRSYFPKVPGGTELAEVVQTFVGQFYLQGSVSRTLPSDILLDFSLPEHQLLAESLTEQAGRKIQIQTRPRGDRARYLKLARTNAHTALTTKLSQQSTIQQRLAALASVLGIEKVNRMECFDISHTMGEQTVASCVVFNADGPLRSEYRRYNIAGITPGDDYAAMNQVLRRRYGKSIDEGKIPDVIVIDGGKGQLAQAKDVFSSLQVPWDKSRPLLLGVAKGSDRKAGLETLFFEATGEGMALPADSPALHVIQHIRDDSHNHAISGHRKQRAKVKSTSSLETIEGVGPKRRQMLLKYMGGLQPLMNASMEDIANVPGISHALAEKIFHALKH, from the coding sequence GTGACTGAACGTTTTGACGCCCAGGCTTTTCTGAAGACCGTAACCAGTCAGCCTGGGGTTTATCGTATGTACGATGCCAGCGACACGGTTATCTACGTCGGTAAAGCCAAAGACCTGAAGAAGCGCCTTTCCAGCTATTTTCGTGCTCATGTCGCCAGCCGTAAAACAGAGGCTTTGGTGAAAAGTATCCGGCAGATCGATGTGACGATCACGCATACTGAAACCGAAGCCCTGTTGCTTGAGCACAACTACATCAAACGCTATCAGCCGCGTTACAACGTGCTGTTGCGTGACGATAAGTCTTACCCGCTGATATTCCTCAGCGGGGACACACATCCCCGTCTGTCAGTTCACCGCGGCGCCAAACACGCCAAGGGCGAATACTTCGGTCCGTTTCCCAATGGCAATGCCGTGCGTGAAACCCTGATGCTGTTGCAAAAGCTGTTCCCTATTCGTCAGTGTGAAAACAGCGTATACCGCAACCGCTCGCGCCCCTGCCTGCAGTATCAGATCGGCCGTTGTCTGGGTCCGTGCGTGAGCGGTCTGGTCAGCGAGGAAGAGTATCAGCGGCAGGTTGAGTATGTGCGCCTCTTTCTGTCGGGCAAAGATCAACAGGTATTGACCCGCCTGATCGAGCGTATGGAAACGGCAAGCAGGGAATTGCGGTTTGAGGAAGCCGCGCGTATTCGCGATCAGATTCAGGCGGTGCGACGGGTGACCGAAAAACAGTTTGTTTCCGGCGACGGTGATGATCTTGACGTGATCGGTGTGGCGTTTGAAGCCGGTATGGCGTGTGTGCACGTGCTTTTTATCCGTCAGGGAAAAGTGCTGGGCAGTCGCAGTTATTTCCCTAAAGTCCCGGGAGGGACAGAACTGGCGGAGGTGGTGCAGACGTTTGTCGGCCAGTTCTATTTGCAAGGCAGTGTTTCCCGCACCTTGCCGTCTGACATCCTGCTGGACTTCTCGCTGCCGGAGCATCAGTTGCTGGCTGAATCCCTCACCGAGCAGGCAGGCCGCAAAATTCAGATTCAAACCCGGCCGCGTGGCGACCGGGCGCGCTATCTTAAACTGGCGCGTACCAACGCCCATACGGCATTGACGACGAAGTTGTCGCAGCAATCGACGATCCAACAGCGTCTGGCAGCGCTGGCGTCTGTCCTTGGGATCGAAAAAGTCAACCGCATGGAATGTTTCGATATCAGTCATACCATGGGGGAGCAGACGGTGGCGTCCTGTGTTGTGTTCAATGCGGATGGGCCGCTGCGCTCGGAGTATCGGCGCTACAATATCGCCGGTATCACGCCGGGGGATGACTATGCCGCCATGAATCAGGTGCTCCGGCGCCGGTATGGCAAGTCGATTGACGAGGGCAAGATTCCGGATGTCATCGTGATTGACGGCGGCAAGGGGCAACTGGCGCAGGCCAAGGATGTTTTTTCGTCATTACAGGTACCCTGGGACAAATCGCGTCCTTTGCTGCTGGGGGTGGCGAAAGGCAGTGATCGCAAGGCCGGGCTGGAGACGCTATTTTTCGAAGCGACAGGCGAGGGGATGGCGCTGCCTGCTGATTCGCCGGCGTTGCATGTCATTCAGCATATTCGTGACGATTCGCATAACCATGCTATCAGTGGTCACCGTAAACAGCGTGCCAAAGTAAAAAGCACCAGTTCGCTGGAGACTATCGAAGGAGTGGGGCCGAAGCGGCGGCAGATGCTGTTAAAATACATGGGTGGATTGCAGCCGCTGATGAACGCCAGCATGGAGGACATCGCCAACGTACCGGGAATTTCGCATGCGCTAGCAGAAAAAATCTTTCATGCATTGAAACACTAG
- the uvrY gene encoding UvrY/SirA/GacA family response regulator transcription factor, which translates to MISVFLVDDHELVRAGIRRILDDIKGLKVVGEAQCGEDAVRWCRNNSADVVLMDMNMPGIGGLEATRKIVRFSPEIKVIMLTIYTENPLPAKVMQAGAAGYLSKGATPEEVICAIRSVHAGKRYIASDIAQQMALSQLEPQTETPLECLSERELQIMMMITKGQKVTEISDQLNLSPKTVNSYRYRMFSKLNINGDVELTHLAIRHGLFSAETLISSD; encoded by the coding sequence TTGATTAGCGTTTTTCTTGTTGATGACCATGAACTGGTGCGAGCAGGGATACGGCGCATTCTTGACGATATTAAAGGCCTCAAGGTTGTTGGTGAGGCTCAGTGCGGTGAAGATGCGGTAAGATGGTGCCGTAATAACAGTGCGGATGTTGTGCTGATGGATATGAACATGCCAGGAATCGGCGGTCTTGAGGCAACACGCAAAATTGTACGATTTTCCCCTGAAATTAAAGTTATAATGCTAACGATTTACACAGAGAACCCGTTACCTGCTAAAGTGATGCAGGCCGGGGCGGCGGGTTACCTTAGCAAGGGCGCCACGCCGGAAGAGGTCATCTGCGCCATCCGCTCTGTGCATGCCGGCAAACGATATATTGCGTCGGATATCGCTCAGCAAATGGCGTTGAGCCAGCTGGAGCCGCAGACAGAGACACCGCTGGAGTGTCTGTCTGAGCGCGAATTACAGATTATGATGATGATCACCAAAGGGCAAAAAGTGACGGAGATCTCTGATCAACTCAACCTTAGCCCGAAAACGGTCAACAGCTATCGTTACCGAATGTTCAGTAAGCTGAATATTAATGGCGATGTGGAGCTGACGCATCTGGCGATTCGCCACGGGTTATTTAGTGCGGAGACATTGATTAGTAGTGACTGA
- a CDS encoding DUF2594 family protein, which translates to MNNNDFPTASTPETLAHEVSCLKVLMTLMLKSIGQADAGKVIVSMEKYIAQLEDPAQAEIFGTTIKQIKTVYRR; encoded by the coding sequence ATGAACAACAACGACTTTCCGACAGCCTCCACACCCGAAACGTTGGCGCATGAAGTCAGCTGCCTGAAAGTACTGATGACGCTGATGCTGAAGTCCATTGGTCAGGCTGATGCAGGCAAGGTCATCGTCAGCATGGAAAAATACATTGCCCAACTGGAAGACCCTGCTCAGGCGGAAATATTCGGCACAACCATTAAGCAAATCAAAACAGTCTATCGCCGCTAA
- the cycA gene encoding D-serine/D-alanine/glycine transporter, with protein MTEQTHHVPDTTGHSDLRRNLTNRHIQLIAIGGAIGTGLFMGSGKTISLAGPSIIFVYMIIGFMLFFVMRAMGELLLSNLNYKSFSDFSADLLGPWAGFFTGWTYWFCWVVTGIADVVAISAYAQFWFPDLSQWLSSLLCVLLLLTLNLATVKLFGEMEFWFAMIKIVAIVALIVIGAALVIMQFTSPSGAVASVTNLWQDGGMFPKGISGFFAGFQIAVFAFVGIELVGTTAAETKNPKVVLPRAINAIPIRIIMFYVFALVMIMSVTPWSHIAADRSPFVEMFVLVGLPAAASVINFVVLTSAASSANSGVFSTSRMLFGLARQGDAPARFGQLSKRAVPSAGLFFSCLCLLSGVVLIYLIPNVMTVFTLVTTVSAILFMFVWSIILCSYLVYRRNRPQLHQASSYKMPWGIVMSWVCLAFFVFVMVLLTLQPDTLQALMVTPVWFVVLAIAYQFIRRRRANALA; from the coding sequence ATGACAGAACAAACGCACCACGTCCCGGACACCACCGGGCATAGCGATCTGCGGCGCAATTTAACCAACCGTCATATTCAGTTGATTGCCATCGGCGGCGCCATCGGTACCGGCCTGTTCATGGGATCAGGAAAAACCATCAGCCTTGCCGGCCCATCGATTATCTTTGTTTACATGATTATCGGGTTCATGCTGTTCTTTGTTATGCGCGCGATGGGCGAACTACTGCTCTCCAACCTTAATTACAAATCATTTAGCGATTTTTCCGCCGACCTGCTGGGGCCGTGGGCTGGTTTTTTTACCGGCTGGACTTACTGGTTTTGCTGGGTCGTAACCGGCATTGCCGACGTCGTCGCCATCAGTGCCTATGCACAATTCTGGTTTCCGGATCTGTCGCAGTGGCTCAGTTCCCTGTTATGCGTCCTGCTGTTACTGACCTTAAATCTGGCCACCGTCAAACTGTTTGGCGAAATGGAGTTCTGGTTCGCCATGATTAAGATTGTCGCCATCGTCGCGCTGATCGTGATTGGCGCGGCTCTGGTTATCATGCAATTTACATCGCCTTCCGGCGCGGTAGCATCCGTGACCAACCTCTGGCAGGACGGCGGAATGTTCCCGAAAGGAATCAGCGGCTTTTTCGCCGGCTTTCAAATAGCCGTGTTTGCCTTTGTCGGTATTGAACTGGTCGGTACTACGGCAGCAGAAACTAAAAACCCGAAAGTGGTTCTGCCGCGCGCCATCAACGCCATACCGATACGCATCATTATGTTTTATGTGTTTGCACTGGTGATGATTATGTCGGTTACACCGTGGAGCCACATTGCGGCAGACCGCAGCCCGTTTGTAGAGATGTTTGTGTTAGTCGGTTTGCCGGCCGCCGCCAGCGTCATCAATTTCGTCGTGCTGACCTCCGCCGCATCGTCCGCCAACAGTGGGGTATTTTCGACCAGCCGCATGCTGTTTGGGCTGGCGAGACAAGGTGATGCGCCGGCGCGTTTCGGTCAGTTGTCAAAACGGGCGGTGCCCTCGGCAGGGCTGTTTTTTTCGTGCCTGTGCCTGCTTTCCGGCGTCGTGCTGATCTATTTAATCCCTAACGTCATGACGGTCTTCACGCTGGTCACCACCGTGTCCGCCATTCTGTTCATGTTCGTGTGGAGTATCATTCTGTGCTCTTATTTGGTGTACCGCCGGAACCGGCCGCAGTTGCACCAAGCCTCTTCATACAAAATGCCATGGGGAATAGTAATGAGCTGGGTATGCCTGGCTTTCTTTGTTTTCGTGATGGTATTGCTGACATTGCAGCCGGATACCTTGCAGGCGTTGATGGTTACGCCGGTGTGGTTTGTCGTGCTGGCTATCGCCTATCAGTTTATTCGCCGCCGCAGAGCCAACGCCCTGGCGTGA